The following proteins are co-located in the Acidimicrobiia bacterium genome:
- a CDS encoding branched-chain amino acid ABC transporter permease — protein MATVTERAPASNGLRVGWTFDWVESFLFVVKAFSAFVILWGLIGYIALASSGEALTGEALRDLIVAGVAQGSMYGLIALGYSMVYGVLGFINFAHGEVFMSGAIVGYFTADAFFRTGMWTNNFYVSIVVVLLAAVATSTALAVLIERIAYRPLRGAPRLIPLITSIGVSFFIQNAVLGLTGPTVKTYPPLTEVGLPEWVTGRVNFGIFAIDGTKLIAVVVALLSMLVLYQFVTRTKTGRAMRAVAEDKEIAALMGINVDRTIVTTFAVGGSMAGVAALLWAILFRGVNSFTGFLPGIKAFTAAVLGGIGNLVGAMIGGIALGVFEGVGPQTILFGLRWEVPLWLGLVLLATGVLAVVSGRARGTSRLYLPGAIAILGGVAGVLSWSQTIPGLFQIKDVVAFYALFLVLIFRPSGLLGERLALEDRA, from the coding sequence CTGGGGACTCATCGGCTACATCGCCCTGGCGAGCAGCGGCGAAGCCCTCACCGGCGAGGCGCTACGCGACCTGATCGTCGCCGGCGTCGCCCAAGGATCTATGTACGGGCTCATCGCCCTCGGCTACTCGATGGTCTACGGCGTACTCGGGTTCATCAATTTCGCCCACGGCGAGGTGTTCATGTCGGGCGCCATCGTCGGCTACTTCACCGCGGACGCCTTCTTCCGGACCGGCATGTGGACGAACAACTTCTACGTGTCGATCGTCGTCGTCCTCCTCGCCGCGGTGGCCACGTCGACGGCCCTCGCGGTCTTGATCGAGCGGATCGCCTACCGCCCGCTGCGCGGCGCTCCCCGGCTCATACCGCTCATTACGTCGATCGGGGTGTCCTTCTTCATCCAGAATGCAGTGCTCGGCCTCACGGGCCCGACCGTGAAGACGTACCCCCCACTGACCGAAGTGGGTCTGCCGGAGTGGGTCACGGGTCGCGTGAACTTCGGAATCTTCGCCATCGACGGCACCAAGCTCATCGCCGTCGTAGTCGCCCTCCTTTCGATGCTCGTGCTCTACCAGTTCGTCACCCGCACGAAGACGGGACGGGCGATGCGCGCCGTCGCCGAGGACAAGGAGATCGCTGCCCTCATGGGGATCAACGTCGATCGCACCATCGTGACGACGTTCGCAGTCGGCGGATCGATGGCAGGGGTGGCGGCGCTGCTGTGGGCGATCCTCTTCCGCGGGGTCAACTCGTTCACCGGGTTCCTCCCCGGTATCAAGGCGTTCACCGCCGCCGTGCTCGGCGGGATCGGCAACCTGGTCGGCGCCATGATCGGGGGCATCGCTCTGGGCGTGTTCGAGGGCGTCGGACCGCAGACCATCCTCTTCGGGCTGCGCTGGGAGGTCCCGTTGTGGTTGGGCCTCGTCCTGCTCGCGACAGGGGTGCTCGCGGTCGTGTCGGGACGAGCCAGAGGAACGTCGCGGCTGTACCTGCCGGGTGCCATCGCGATTCTCGGGGGCGTTGCCGGGGTCCTGTCGTGGAGTCAGACGATTCCCGGCCTCTTCCAGATCAAGGATGTGGTTGCGTTCTATGCGCTCTTCCTGGTTCTCATCTTCAGACCATCCGGCCTGCTCGGTGAGCGCCTGGCGTTGGAGGATCGCGCCTGA